GGGCATCCGCTTCGAGCACATCAACACCGACTGGCGCGACCGCCCGGTGCTGGGCGCCAACAACAAACCGGTACCGGAGAAGAACCGCAGCATCACCAGCAACGAACCGTTGCCGGCGCTGAGCGTCATGTACCACATCTCCGATGCCTGGAAACTGTTCGCCAACTACGAGACCTCGTTCGGCAGCCTGCAGTACTTCCAGCTGGGCCAGGGCGGCACTGGCAACAGCACGGCCAATGGCCTGGAACCGGAAAAGGCCAAGACCTACGAAATCGGCACGCGCTATGACAACGGCGGCTTCGCGGGCGAGCTGACCGCGTTCTACATCGACTTCGATGACGAGCTGCAATACATCAGCAACGATGTGGGCTGGACCAACCTGGGTGCGACCAAGCACCAAGGGATCGAGGCGTCTGTGCGGTATGACCTGGTCGGGCTCGACCCACGCCTGGACGGCCTGTCGGTCAATGGGGGCTACACCTATACCCGCGCCACCTATGAAGGGGACATTCCTGGCTTCAAGGGCCGCGACCTGCCGTTCTACTCGCGCCAGGTGGCCACCGCAGGCGTGCGTTATGAAATCAATCGCTGGACCTGGAATCTGGATGCCTACGCCCAGTCCAAGCAGCGAGCGCCGGGTACCGGGATCAATGCCGATGGCAGCTTCAATGGCGACTACATCACCGAGCCGAGCGCAGATGGGCAGTATGGCGACATTCCGGGTTACGTGACCTGGCATGCCCGTGGCGGTTATGACTTCGGGCCGAAGCTGTCGAACCTGAAAGTGGCAGCGGGGGTGAAGAACCTGTTCGACAAGCAGTACTTCACCCGCTCCAGCGACAACAACGCCGGCATCTATGTGGGTGAGCCGCGCACCTTCTATGTGCAGGCCAGTGTAGGGTTCTGATACTGCGGCGGCCCAATCGCCGGCAAGCCGGCTCCCACAGGGAACTTACAGGCTCAAGCCTTTGTGGGAGCCGGCTCCCACAGGGAACTTACAGGCTCAAGCCTTTGTGGGAGCCGGCTTGCCGGCGTTGGGGGCGCAAAGCGCCCCCACGATCAGGACGCCACCGCCTCGGCCGGCGACACGATGCTGGTCTTGCCCCCTCGCGATCTGCCCGAACTCAGGTAAGCCGCAATCGACTCCTGCGTCACCTCCCCCAGGAACACCTGTTCCGCATCCAGCACCGGCAACCAGGCCCGATTGAACTCGTACATCCGCGACAACAGGATGCGCAGATGCTCATCGTGCGACGCCGTGGCATTGAACGGGCGCAGGAAGTCGCCGCACACCCCATGCTGGCGGTGCATGTCACGCCGGCGCACATAGCCCAGCGCCTTGTTCTGCCCGTCGGTCACAACCACGTAGCGCCGGTCGTGCTCGTCGAGCAGTTCCAGGGCATCGCTGACCGGCGTCTCGGGGCTCACCGACGGCGCGTTGTCTGCCGCATCCTCGGCACGTACCAGCAGCAGGCGCTTGAGGGTGCTGTCCTGGCCGACGAAGTTGCTGACGAAATCGTCCACCGGGTGCGCCAGCAAGGTATCCGGGTGATCCAGCTGTAGCAGCTTGCCGGCGCGGAAGATGGCGATCTTGTCGCCCAGCTTGATCGCTTCGTCGATATCGTGGCTGACCATGATCACGGTCTTGTTCAGCGCGCGTTGCATCTCGAAGAACTCGTTCTGGATCATCTCGCGGTTGATCGGATCGACCGCGCCGAACGGCTCGTCCATCAGCAGCACTGGCGCCTCGGCGGCAAGGGCGCGAATCACACCGATACGCTGCTGCTGGCCACCGGACAGCTCGCGCGGGTAGCGCTGCAGGTACTGCTTGGGTTCGAGCTTGATCATGCTCATCAGTTCGCGGGCACGGTCGTGGCAGCGCTGCTTGTCCCAGCCCAGCAGGCGTGGGACCACGGTGATGTTCTCTTCGATGGTCATGTTGGGGAACAGGCCGATCTGCTGGATCACGTAACCGATGTGGCGGCGCAGGGTCACTTCATCCAGGCCGCTGGTGTCTTCGCCGTTGATGAATACCTGGCCGGAAGTGGGCGTGATCAGGCGGTTGATCATCTTCAGCGTGGTGCTTTTGCCGCACCCCGAGGGGCCGAGGAATACGCAGATTTCGCCTTCGTTGACGGTGAGGCTGACCGAGTCGACGGCTTTGACGTCCTTGCCGTTGACGTTGAAGGTCTTGCTGAGGTTCTTGAGTTCGATCATGAGCGCAGTCCTTCTGGAGTCAGGGCACGTTGCAGGGTTTGCAGGAGCAGGTCGGCAATGATCGCCAGCAGGCTGACCAGCACGGCGCCGACCAGCAGCATCGACATGTCGCTGCGGCTGATGGACGTGAGGATGAGCACGCCGAGGCCGCCGGCGCCGATGGTGGCGGCGATGGTCATGACGCCGATGTTCATCACCACAGCGGTGCGCACGCCAGCGAGGATCACCGGCACCGCGATGGGTAGCTCGACCATGCGCAGGCGCTGGCCGAAAGTCATGCCGATGCCGCGAGCGGCTTCGCGGATGCCCGGCTCGACATTGGTCAGGGCGAGGTAGGTGTTGCGCAGGATCGGCAGCAGCGAATAGAGGAACACTGCCGTGATCGCCGGCAGCGGGCCGAGGCCCTGGCCGAACTTGGAATAGAACGGCAGCAGCAGGCCGAACAAGGCGATCGAGGGAATGGTGAGCAGCACCGTGGCGCTGGCCTGCAGGGGGCCGGCCAGGGCGGGGAAGCGGGTCATCAGGATGCCCAGTGGCACGCCGAAGAGGATCGCCAGGCCCACGGCGATGCCGACCAGCATGATGTGCTGCCAGGTCAGTTGCAGCACCAGGGCCCAGTCGAGGTGGGTGAAAGCGTCGAGCAGATTCATGGCTGTACCTCGCTCAGCGGGTGATCACGCAGGAACGCGGCGGCGACGGAGGTCGGGCTCTGGTGCTGCACGTCGACCTTGGCGTTGAGCTGGCGCATGGTTTCGTCGTCGAGTTGCTCGGCCAGCGGCTTGAGCAGGGCGACCAGTTGCGGGTGGGCGTCGAGCACGGCCTGGCGCACCACCGGGGCGGCGGTGTAATCGGGGAAGTAGTGCTTGTCGTCTTCCAGCAGCTTGAGGTTGAAGGCGTTGAGGCGGCCGTCGGTGGTGTACACCAAGCCGGCGAACACCTGGTTGTTGCTCATGGCCGTGTAGACCAGGCCGGCATCCATCTGGCGGATATTTGCGCGGCCCACCTGCAGGTCGTACATCTCCTTCAGGCCCACCAGGCCATCCGGGCGGTTGGCGAATTCGGTGTCCAACGCGATCAGATGATTGCGCCGGCTTTCGTCACGCAGCACCTGGTTGAGGTCGCTGATCGAGTTGACCTGTGGATAAGCCTCGGCCACTTGCTTGGGCAGGCCCAAAGCGTAGGTATTGCTGAATTTCGACGGAGTCAGCCAGATCAGGCCTTTCTTGGCATCCAATTGCTTGACCCGGGCGTAGGTGGCCTCGGCACTGGGCATGCGTTCGTCAATGTGGTTGTACGAAACCAGCGACACCCCGGTGTATTCCCACATCAGGTCGAGCTGGCCGGTTTCCTGGGCCTGGCGCGCCAGGCTGCTGCCCAGGCCCCCGGTGACACGCACGTCAAAGCCGTTGGCGCGCAGATACTGGGCGGTAATTTCGGCGAGCACGGTCTGTTCGGTGAACACCCGCGCGCCGATGCGGATCAGCGGTTTTTCCGCTGCCTGGGCAAAACCTGCGAACAGCAGGGCCGCGCCCAGGAGCA
The Pseudomonas sp. KU43P genome window above contains:
- a CDS encoding betaine/proline/choline family ABC transporter ATP-binding protein (Members of the family are the ATP-binding subunit of ABC transporters for substrates such as betaine, L-proline or other amino acids, choline, carnitine, etc. The substrate specificity is best determined from the substrate-binding subunit, rather than this subunit, as it interacts with the permease subunit and not with substrate directly.); the protein is MIELKNLSKTFNVNGKDVKAVDSVSLTVNEGEICVFLGPSGCGKSTTLKMINRLITPTSGQVFINGEDTSGLDEVTLRRHIGYVIQQIGLFPNMTIEENITVVPRLLGWDKQRCHDRARELMSMIKLEPKQYLQRYPRELSGGQQQRIGVIRALAAEAPVLLMDEPFGAVDPINREMIQNEFFEMQRALNKTVIMVSHDIDEAIKLGDKIAIFRAGKLLQLDHPDTLLAHPVDDFVSNFVGQDSTLKRLLLVRAEDAADNAPSVSPETPVSDALELLDEHDRRYVVVTDGQNKALGYVRRRDMHRQHGVCGDFLRPFNATASHDEHLRILLSRMYEFNRAWLPVLDAEQVFLGEVTQESIAAYLSSGRSRGGKTSIVSPAEAVAS
- a CDS encoding ABC transporter permease codes for the protein MNLLDAFTHLDWALVLQLTWQHIMLVGIAVGLAILFGVPLGILMTRFPALAGPLQASATVLLTIPSIALFGLLLPFYSKFGQGLGPLPAITAVFLYSLLPILRNTYLALTNVEPGIREAARGIGMTFGQRLRMVELPIAVPVILAGVRTAVVMNIGVMTIAATIGAGGLGVLILTSISRSDMSMLLVGAVLVSLLAIIADLLLQTLQRALTPEGLRS
- a CDS encoding glycine betaine ABC transporter substrate-binding protein — its product is MKKRIALLLGAALLFAGFAQAAEKPLIRIGARVFTEQTVLAEITAQYLRANGFDVRVTGGLGSSLARQAQETGQLDLMWEYTGVSLVSYNHIDERMPSAEATYARVKQLDAKKGLIWLTPSKFSNTYALGLPKQVAEAYPQVNSISDLNQVLRDESRRNHLIALDTEFANRPDGLVGLKEMYDLQVGRANIRQMDAGLVYTAMSNNQVFAGLVYTTDGRLNAFNLKLLEDDKHYFPDYTAAPVVRQAVLDAHPQLVALLKPLAEQLDDETMRQLNAKVDVQHQSPTSVAAAFLRDHPLSEVQP